A single Desulfovibrio porci DNA region contains:
- a CDS encoding radical SAM protein: protein MPENDLLQNPAFRAPGLGERLRELFLGEKRPLDCVQVEVTSCCAGRCVYCPHTTQTGSWRSRHMPDEVFAALWPLLRRSGRAHLQGWGEPLLHPRFFDFAALARKAGCRVSSTSCGLHMDADLAARLVESGMDMLAFSLVGTDAASNAARAGVSFERVCEAIRMVRAAQRGRSGRAVSGENFPEVHLAYLMLADRIEAAAGLPRLMEELDVRMAVVSTLDYIAAPSQAVLAFAPEETDKIARARAVLERAAAEAATGGREIYYALPGPRAVADAGGCRENVTRSLYVDADGALSPCVYLNVPAGEDGPRRRVFGNARDGDPWELWNGETFREFRAALANNAPDACCLACPKRFEA from the coding sequence GTGCCCGAAAATGATTTGTTGCAAAATCCCGCCTTCCGCGCGCCCGGCCTGGGCGAGCGCCTGCGGGAGCTGTTTCTGGGCGAGAAGCGTCCCCTGGACTGCGTGCAGGTGGAAGTGACCTCGTGTTGCGCCGGGCGCTGCGTCTACTGCCCGCATACCACCCAGACCGGAAGCTGGCGCTCGCGCCATATGCCCGATGAGGTTTTCGCGGCGCTCTGGCCTCTGTTGCGCCGCTCGGGCCGGGCGCATCTCCAGGGCTGGGGGGAACCCCTGCTGCATCCCCGTTTTTTCGACTTCGCGGCTCTGGCCCGTAAGGCGGGCTGTCGGGTGTCCAGCACGTCCTGCGGCCTGCACATGGACGCGGACCTGGCCGCACGCCTTGTGGAGAGCGGCATGGACATGCTGGCTTTTTCCCTAGTGGGCACGGACGCGGCTTCCAACGCGGCGCGGGCCGGAGTGTCCTTTGAGCGGGTTTGCGAGGCCATCCGCATGGTCCGGGCCGCCCAACGCGGCCGTTCAGGGCGCGCCGTGTCCGGAGAGAACTTCCCGGAGGTCCATCTGGCCTATCTGATGCTGGCCGACAGGATTGAGGCGGCGGCCGGTCTGCCCCGGCTCATGGAAGAACTGGATGTGCGCATGGCGGTAGTCAGCACACTGGATTACATCGCCGCGCCCTCACAGGCGGTCCTGGCCTTCGCGCCGGAAGAGACGGACAAGATCGCCCGCGCCCGCGCCGTGCTGGAGCGGGCCGCCGCCGAAGCGGCAACGGGCGGACGGGAAATTTATTATGCCCTGCCCGGTCCTCGGGCGGTGGCGGACGCGGGCGGCTGCCGTGAAAACGTGACCCGCAGCCTGTATGTGGACGCCGACGGCGCGCTTTCGCCCTGCGTCTACCTCAATGTGCCCGCCGGGGAAGACGGGCCGCGCCGCCGGGTTTTCGGCAACGCGCGTGACGGCGACCCCTGGGAACTGTGGAACGGCGAGACGTTTAGGGAATTCCGCGCCGCCCTGGCGAACAATGCGCCGGACGCCTGCTGTCTGGCCTGTCCCAAGCGCTTTGAGGCGTGA
- a CDS encoding GNAT family N-acetyltransferase, which translates to MTPRGTSGSGGGPLTGGPAGLSASPAASLTAGLARITAQAVVPEQLLPYVGAVSGLRPRLFGECVGHLGEGEVVLVGYPPRDPRDARAVDAAVDEALALPGLTRITVLAAARPHAAPSDAPSGEDAFWSLPLPLPPAGQKLRNMLRRAARDIVIEQGGADSWTAEHAALVEDFCRARANALEPGSVHIFRHLAAYLAAAPQARLFSARRADGVLVGCAIGDYSSFSTAFYMFAFRRPDAPPGTADALLAALAAEGAERGHGLLNLGLGIHPGVAFFKKKWGASAFLPCVETSWTLQKKGWLTRLLGR; encoded by the coding sequence GTGACGCCGCGCGGCACTTCCGGAAGCGGGGGAGGTCCTCTGACGGGCGGCCCCGCCGGTCTGTCCGCCAGTCCGGCCGCCAGTCTGACCGCCGGGCTGGCGCGGATCACGGCCCAGGCCGTGGTGCCGGAGCAGCTCTTGCCCTATGTGGGGGCCGTGTCCGGCCTGCGTCCCCGTCTGTTCGGGGAGTGCGTGGGGCATCTGGGCGAAGGCGAGGTGGTGCTTGTCGGCTATCCGCCGCGCGACCCGCGCGACGCGCGGGCTGTGGACGCGGCCGTGGACGAAGCTTTGGCCTTGCCCGGCCTGACCCGGATTACCGTGCTGGCCGCCGCCCGGCCCCATGCCGCGCCCTCCGACGCCCCAAGCGGTGAGGACGCCTTCTGGTCCCTGCCCCTGCCCTTGCCGCCCGCCGGACAGAAATTGCGGAACATGCTGCGCCGGGCCGCGCGGGATATTGTGATAGAGCAGGGCGGCGCGGACTCCTGGACAGCGGAGCACGCGGCTCTGGTGGAGGATTTTTGCCGCGCCCGCGCCAACGCGCTGGAGCCGGGCAGCGTCCATATTTTCCGGCACTTGGCCGCCTATCTGGCCGCCGCGCCGCAGGCCCGCCTGTTTTCCGCCCGCCGCGCTGACGGCGTTCTGGTCGGGTGCGCCATCGGCGATTACAGTTCCTTTTCCACGGCGTTCTATATGTTCGCCTTCCGCCGTCCCGACGCGCCGCCGGGTACGGCGGACGCGCTGCTGGCCGCTCTGGCCGCCGAAGGCGCGGAGCGCGGCCACGGCCTGCTCAATCTGGGGCTGGGCATTCATCCGGGCGTGGCCTTTTTCAAGAAAAAATGGGGCGCAAGCGCCTTCCTGCCCTGCGTGGAAACTTCCTGGACCCTGCAAAAGAAGGGCTGGCTGACGCGCCTGCTGGGGCGGTGA
- a CDS encoding TraB/GumN family protein, translating to MEIDFLTRINALARVPEHSLPLMRAMSQGAPFCVGPYLFLAAGDWLMAVAYPLRGKYSHAAFETALTEALEKSGAVSCWAVGPDLPPRLHAHIVDRDRFYLLPAGTEPPARLRGPLRRAATALRVEESGEFTPDHRRLWAEFMGRADRKEGRPLAPHVRELYARTPETLAEADGHLRLLNAWDREGRLAACLLLDYAPEKFTSYVLGAHSRAHYAPHAADLLFAAMLENARKAGKRYVHLGLGVNEGILHFKRKWGGRPYLPYVMAAWEEAPRGAREDTARALTLALLRAAAAPPPSLEETRPSQRPFAMLWEVEKNSRLSWIGGTAHFFCYSFETSFIRLFRKVDNVLFEGPLDEDFLAAVDRHGKTPPPDHKPLLEMLEEEEIRRLERVVRGPEGPLVRWLGMEGARKADVRWLLCHARPWCAFFTLWTAFLERRGWRGSVDMEAWRVAHEMGKNVIGMENLEEQLASLDSVPVERVLRYLRACNDWKTLSRRNMRAYLAGDLERMMGSSAEFPTRTGYVVNVRDQRFRERMRPYLEEGRCAVFVGAAHMVNLRHMLAEDGFRVRRCLPGLSHKLRALWRRDREVRW from the coding sequence ATGGAAATTGATTTTCTCACCCGCATCAACGCTCTGGCCCGCGTGCCGGAGCATTCCCTGCCGCTGATGCGGGCCATGTCCCAGGGCGCGCCTTTTTGCGTGGGACCGTATCTTTTTCTGGCCGCCGGGGATTGGCTCATGGCCGTGGCCTATCCCCTGCGCGGCAAATACAGCCACGCGGCCTTTGAGACGGCTCTCACCGAAGCGCTGGAAAAAAGCGGAGCCGTGAGCTGCTGGGCCGTGGGGCCGGACCTGCCGCCGCGTCTGCATGCCCATATCGTGGACCGGGACCGCTTTTACCTGCTTCCGGCCGGGACCGAGCCTCCGGCCCGGCTGCGCGGGCCGCTGCGCCGCGCGGCGACGGCCCTGCGGGTGGAGGAAAGCGGCGAATTCACCCCGGACCACCGGCGGCTCTGGGCGGAATTCATGGGCCGCGCGGACCGGAAGGAAGGCAGACCCCTAGCCCCGCACGTGCGGGAGCTGTATGCCCGCACGCCCGAAACTCTGGCGGAGGCGGACGGTCATCTGCGCCTGCTCAATGCCTGGGACCGGGAAGGCCGTCTGGCCGCCTGTCTGCTGCTGGATTACGCGCCGGAAAAATTCACTTCCTACGTGCTCGGCGCGCATTCCCGCGCGCACTACGCGCCCCACGCGGCGGACCTGCTTTTTGCGGCCATGCTGGAAAACGCCCGCAAGGCGGGCAAACGCTATGTGCATCTGGGGCTGGGCGTCAACGAGGGCATTTTGCACTTCAAGCGCAAATGGGGCGGCCGTCCCTACCTGCCCTACGTTATGGCCGCTTGGGAGGAAGCGCCGCGAGGCGCGCGCGAGGACACGGCCCGCGCCCTGACCCTGGCCCTGCTGCGGGCCGCCGCCGCGCCGCCGCCCTCTCTGGAGGAGACGCGGCCTTCCCAGCGTCCCTTCGCCATGCTCTGGGAAGTGGAGAAGAACAGCAGGCTGTCCTGGATCGGCGGCACGGCCCATTTTTTCTGCTATTCCTTTGAAACCTCCTTTATCCGCCTGTTCCGCAAGGTGGACAACGTCCTGTTCGAAGGTCCGCTGGACGAGGATTTTCTGGCCGCCGTGGACCGGCACGGCAAAACGCCGCCGCCGGACCACAAGCCCTTGCTGGAGATGCTTGAGGAAGAGGAAATCCGTCGTCTGGAGCGGGTGGTGCGCGGGCCGGAAGGGCCGCTGGTCCGCTGGCTGGGCATGGAGGGCGCGCGCAAGGCGGACGTGCGCTGGCTTTTGTGCCACGCGCGGCCTTGGTGCGCTTTCTTCACCCTCTGGACGGCCTTTCTGGAACGCCGGGGCTGGCGCGGCTCCGTGGATATGGAGGCCTGGCGCGTGGCGCACGAGATGGGCAAGAATGTGATCGGCATGGAAAATCTGGAAGAGCAACTGGCCTCGCTGGATTCGGTGCCCGTGGAGCGGGTGCTGCGCTACCTGCGCGCCTGCAATGACTGGAAGACGCTGTCCCGTCGGAACATGCGCGCCTATCTGGCCGGGGATCTCGAACGGATGATGGGGTCCAGCGCGGAATTTCCCACCCGCACGGGCTATGTGGTCAATGTCCGCGACCAGCGTTTCCGGGAGCGGATGCGCCCGTATCTGGAAGAAGGGCGTTGCGCGGTTTTCGTGGGCGCGGCCCATATGGTCAATCTGCGCCATATGCTGGCCGAGGACGGTTTCAGGGTGCGGCGTTGCCTGCCCGGCCTCTCGCACAAGCTGCGCGCCCTCTGGCGCCGGGACCGGGAGGTGCGCTGGTGA